A genomic window from Betta splendens chromosome 24, fBetSpl5.4, whole genome shotgun sequence includes:
- the cenpe gene encoding centromere-associated protein E isoform X1, which produces MTEESAVKVCVRVRPLVAREESSSENVEPIHLFWKCDDKSIHQMDDGTSTKSFVFDRVFTAEETTKQLYQDIAKPLVVSTVQGYNGTIFAYGQTSSGKTFTMMGRDHTPGVIPLAVEDVFQTIKNCPKKEFLLRVSYMEIYNETVSDLLVDSWKRKPLEVREALNKTIYVADLTEELVTSPAQALSWIRKGEKNRHYGKTKMNQRSSRSHTIFRMILESRERSDLASGENADGAIIVSHLNLVDLAGSERASQTGAEGTRFKEGCNINRSLFTLGQVIKKLTDESQKGFTNYRDSKLTRILQNSLGGNAKTVIICTITPVTLEETLSTLQFASTAKKMKNDPHVTEVSDDGALLRRYRNEIADLKRRLQEVSSVTHTTATEREVLSQLIQEKDQLQREQQDRIRNLTKLLVTSSNLDLVRKMPKRRVTWGGKMLKLTQASVCDGDVFGSFSQKRKDDRSCLSELGEEDEFDSQWEIPSDNLEMSRVTVHSFEESAQDFVSPDQMHELSNTVSSLNIQLEEEGRQKEDALAKVQKLDSVVLDLELQLEVKSREKEEASAKVDLLDTRVSELEGQLQTEAQQKQEAVEKILETGQKLADLELQLHSEAQQKLEAMEKVDLLMSRVADLERQLEEQSQAFNSQPDKEMRREFVETIQLCEALASEKEMVAAERDYLKQELGMFIEQTETLEKDKAALSQELKEKRDIDEFENLEHEFRREHENELQGEISRLKTALELCELQCQELQNKMAALSEDLRSKTELTEQLQSLNGKDLVQEVAKLRRSLDDAEGVSRDAKKDWAVLRSESIALEEMNATLTANYKKMEAQVNSLQFQLETERLRYKTMQSDLQKELNVAFEENTKLTMLLDGKVPKNLMEGVELERKVANLNKELAAAHKMEEALKAQLEELAAFQTPPETVDNLKKQVRELTEELESVQNERGDLLTEILNVQADLKASAQREQQLSQQCADGTQQLDSLRSELMNATKKTASKLEEHEQHRVALEDKLKETEQLVKDLEEKLGDSEMSRTTEEEISKELQEQVNQLTHELQCVRAEKDALLFDKDAGLQALAEMEQLLLVVTAERDRLSVEMAAETHRQKNLYEQKESEMLKSSQEPQCVREEADALPGSGAQGSTEEVEKLLSALASVSAERDQLKMDMQENVDMMIENQEELRTVLERNHELKGQIKQLEAAQASNQDKSVRQLGAQLEELQTHVRDKFKTLTEELGCVRAERDSLLSQRTNGSCSCSEEVDKLLCRVSSLNEEKDQLHEILEGLRQEKNQLKAELEDRMEMVVQAQCGFNQTEILTSHLQAHDEKMTQLQQEVTEAQCLIKSLKEQLREQKQNNLDLVRLCEQKECNSQQQTRSLAEELESTRAERNTLVFEKEANSRSSTEEMDKLQCRVKCLSEETDQLQETLEGVRQEKNQLRQELEDRMKTLTELNTSLQTLSGEKDQLERELQHSVNMTSTAQELLSSVEEELCRQKQINSDLLKQSQETECTLGQQIQTLCQKLESTAVQRDSLPSAQSSTEDMERMQCMVASLSEEKDQLHSTMEKLRQEKGQIKAELENRMETLQSQIRTLNVKLESVEAERDGLLSERRASTQTITEEMESLSEERDQLQSTLEGLTQERDQLQNTLEGLTQERDQLQNTLEGLTQERDQLQSTLEGLTQERDQLQSTLEGLTQERDQLQTTLEGLTQERDQLQRTLEGLTQERDQLQTTLEGLSQERDQLQTTLEGLSQERDQLQTTLEGLSQERDQLQNTLEGLSQERDQLQNTLEGLSQDRDQLQTSLERLTQERDQLRAEVSAIQQKLHEQEQLLAQQKTEKADTDLRQEMGSEAIMSSLGEQLRSTLSSRLQESTEQLEESFGKFRDFIDICSKHNNASLNKALQVQGLPRPAQVIGYAKPTQRTYCAIQQALQSRQMQLRDIIEFLHLRARIYRNEFEYLVKTDVAIFEEKRLQALLLCRVQEPSYSVKDEDTYKVFDQRLTELLDKRPFYLQKMASILEKFSVNMTTFSSELSAEVQDRNRFSEQLLGVDSPSKMEELLSRELDHKSAVAHSRQMTLQAIMDEHNQMIKELRALDAQADLQLMEERSKNVTLLKALEGAPLKKEVSLLKDNQQLVLQLQQTEEKVKVLYAQNKSLEKAQVEASTRVSNHKQATQLLQTELQDSRAQVEEKENMIQTLKSKLRESEKNASPSSVELKKLSDKIFKLEVELSSASDLHQQEIQRMKMMLNQKEDSLRDLKEALRREQQEGEGSFLTGKDLHARLTNSRGLVVTSSVLLDKNKLEDEVKLLRLKVTELESLVSSQKAEMNKWKNRAVKLKVRNIKDAPSSPCTPTKRGLQMNTDSISLLSPPQKVLVTPKKLLDSPRKMLDSPRKMLDSPRKMLDSPRKMLDSPRKMLDSPRKMLDSPRKMLDSPVVSAFDFPESRFFGGDQPSKQVSKNYPKQFFDNSSLGTIPDAAAGSDGNAQWWPLSPKQEEMCKAQ; this is translated from the exons atgaCAGAAGAGTCGGCCGTTAAAGTTTGCGTACGGGTGCGCCCGCTTGTTGCCAG agagGAAAGTTCATCAGAGAATGTGGAGCCCATCCACCTGTTTTGGAAATGTGATGACAAATCAATCCATCAGATGGATGACGGGACTTCCACCAAGAGTTTTGTGTTTG ACAGAGTGTTTACAGCTGAAGAAACTACCAAGCAACTGTATCAGGACATTGCAAAACCCCTGGTCGTATCCACTGTTCAAGGATATAATG GAACAATATTTGCTTATGGGCAGACATCTTCTGGAAAGACTTTCACCATGATGGGCAGAGATCATACTCCTGGAGTGATCCCACTGGCTGTGGAAGATGTCTTCCAAACCATAAAAAAT TGTCCGAAAAAAGAATTTCTTCTCAGAGTGTCTTATATGGAAATCTATAATGAGACTGTGAGTGATCTGCTTGTTGACAGCTGGAAGCGGAAACCCCTGGAAGTTAGAGAGGCCCTCAAT AAAACCATCTATGTGGCTGATCTGACTGAGGAGTTGGTTACATCTCCTGCACAGGCCCTGTCCTGGATTCGGAAAGGAGAAA AAAACCGTCACTATGGGAAGACAAAAATGAACCAGCGGAGCAGCCGCTCACACACAATTTTTCGAATG ATCCTGGAAAGCAGAGAGCGCAGCGACCTTGCGTCAGGTGAAAATGCTGACGGAGCCATTATTGTGTCTCATCTG AATTTAGTGGATTTAGCTGGATCGGAGAGAGCGAGTCAAACAGGAGCTGAAG GTACTCGTTTTAAAGAAGGCTGTAATATCAATCGCAGCCTGTTCACACTGGGGCAAGTGATCAAAAAGCTGACTGATGAAAGCCAGAA GGGTTTcaccaactacagagacagtaAGCTGACACGTATCCTGCAGAACTCCTTGGGTGGAAACGCTAAGACTGTTATTATCTGCACCATCACCCCTGTCACACTTGAGGAGACTCTTAGCACTTTGCAG TTTGCCAGCACTGCAAAGAAAATGAAGAATGACCCCCATGTGACAGAGGTTTCTGACGATGGCGCTTTGCTCAGAAGGTATCGCAATGAAATCGCTGACCTGAAGAGACGACTTCAAGAG gtgtcttcagtcacacacaccacagcgaCTGAGAGGGAGGTTCTGTCCCAGCTGATCCAAGAAAAGGATCAGCTCCAGAGAGAACAACAGGACAGAATCAGAAACCTCACTAAGCTTCTTGTCACCAGCTCTAATCTGGATCTCGTTAGAAAG atgCCCAAGCGCAGAGTTACGTGGGGAGGAAAGATGTTGAAGCTCACCCAAGCATCGGTCTGTGATGGTGACGTGTTTGGGTCTTTTtctcaaaaaagaaaagatgaccGCTCCTGTCTGTCAGAACTGGGTGAAG AAGATGAATTTGACTCTCAGTGGGAGATTCCTTCAGATAACCTGGAAATGAGTCGTGTGACCGTTCACAGCTTTGAGGAAAG TGCTCAGGACTTTGTCTCTCCAGATCAGATGCATGAGCTTTCAAACACAGTGTCCAGCCTAAACATCCAGCTGGAAGAAGAGGGTCGGCAAAAAGAAGATGCACTGGCAAAAGTCCAGAAATTGGACAGCGTCGTATTGGATCTAGAGCTCCAATTGGAAGTAAAGAGtcgagagaaagaggaagccaGTGCAAAAGTAGACCTTCTGGACACCAGAGTGTCGGAGCTGGAGGGCCAGCTGCAAACAGAGGCccagcagaaacaggaagctgtGGAGAAAATATTGGAAACTGGTCAGAAGCTAGCAGATCTGGAGCTCCAGCTACACTCGGAAGCTCAGCAGAAGCTTGAAGCCATGGAGAAGGTTGATCTGTTAATGAGCCGAGTGGCAGACCTGGAGAGACAGCTGGAGGAACAGAGTCAGGCCTTCAATAGTCAACCCGATAAAGAG ATGAGAAGAGAGTTTGTTGAAACCATCCAGCTGTGTGAAGCTCTGGCTTCTGAGAAG GAAATGGTGGCTGCAGAACGAGACTATCTGAAGCAGGAGTTGGGGATGTTCATAGAGCAAACTGAAACTCTGGAGAAAGATAAAGCTGCTCTGTCACAAGAgctgaaagagaagagagataTAGATGAGTTTGAAAATCTGGAGCATGAGTTCAGGAGGGAACATGAG AATGAGTTACAGGGAGAAATATCTAGGCTGAAGACAGCTCTTGAACTCTGTGAGCTTCAGTGTCAGGAGCTTCAG AACAAGATGGCTGCTCTGTCTGAGGACCTGAGGAGTAAAACTGAATTAACAGAACAGCTGCAGAGTTTG AATGGTAAGGACTTGGTGCAGGAGGTGGCAAAGCTTCGTCGCTCACTGGACGATGCAGAAGGTGTCAGCAGGGACGCGAAGAAGGACTGGGCTGTCCTCCGTAGTGAAAGCATTGCTCTGGAGGAGATGAAT GCGACTCTGACTGCCAACTACAAGAAGATGGAGGCTCAGGTGAACAGCCTGCAGTTTCAACTAGAGACAGAGAGGTTGCGCTACAAAACCATGCAGAGTGATCTTCAGAAAGAGCTGAACGTTGCATTTGAAGAGAACACCAAGCTCACCATGCTGCTAGATGGCAAAGTCCCAAAGA ATCTGATGGAAGGTGTAGAACTTGAGAGAAAAGTGGCCAACCTGAATAAAGAGCTGGCAGCAGCTCATAAGATGGAGGAAGCTCTCAAagctcagctggaggagctggctgcTTTTCAGACACCTCCAGAGACGGTGGACAACCTGAAGAAGCAG gTTCGCGAGttgacagaggagctggaatcTGTTCAAAATGAGAGGGGCGACCTGCTGACAGAGATTCTGAATGTCCAAGCAGACCTTAAAGCCTCTGctcagagggagcagcagctgagccagCAGTGTGCTGATGGAACGCAGCAGCTGGATTCCCTTCGTTCAGAGCTCATGAATGCCACGAAGAAGACGGCCTCAAAA CTTGAGGAGCATGAGCAACACAGAGTAGCACTGGAGGACAAACTGAaggagacggagcagctggTGAAGGACTTGGAAGAGAAGCTGGGTGACAGCGAAATGTCCAGAACCACGGAGGAGGAGATCAGCAAAGAACTTCAAGAACAA GTAAACCAGCTGACTCATGAGCTTCAGTGTGTGCGAGCAGAGAAAGACGCTCTGCTATTTGACAAAGATGCTGGTCTTCAGGCTTTAGCAGAGATGGAACAGCTGCTGTTGGTTGTTACTGCAGAGAGAGACCGCCTCAGTGTGGAGATG gctgcagagacacacaggcagaagaACCTCTATGAGCAGAAGGAATCAGAG ATGCTGAAATCATCACAAGAGCCTCAATGTGTGCGTGAAGAGGCAGACGCTCTCCCAGGGTCTGGTGCTCAGGGTTCAACAGAGGAAGTGGAGAAGCTTCTGTCTGCTTTGGCTTCTGTCAGCGCAGAACGAGACCAGCTCAAGATGGACATGCAGGAAAATGTGGACATG ATGATTGAGAATCAAGAAGAGCTGAGGACAGTCCTGGAGAGGAACCATGAACTGAAGGGACAGATTaagcagctggaggcagcaCAAGCATCCAACCAGGACAAGTCTGTCAGGCAGCTGGgtgcacagctggaggagctacAAACGCATGTGAGAGACAAG TTTAAGACTTTGACTGAGGAGCTTGGGTGTGTGcgggcagagagagacagtctgCTCTCTCAGAGGACAAATGGTTCCTGTAGCTGCTCAGAGGAAGTGGACAAGCTGCTATGCAGAGTGTCGTCTctgaatgaggagaaggatcaGCTGCATGAGATCCTGGAAGGACTGAGACAGGAGAAGAACCAGCTtaaagcagagctggaggacaggatGGAGATG GTTGTCCAAGCCCAATGTGGTTTTAACCAGACTGAAATCCTGACCTCACACCTTCAAGCACATGATGAGAAAATGACCCAACTTCAGCAGGAG GTTACAGAGGCTCAGTGTCTTATAAAGTCACTTAAAGAACAGCTGCGTGAGCAGAAGCAAAATAATTTAGACTTGGTAAGACTCTGTGAACAGAAGGAGTGTAATTCACAACAGCAG ACAAGGTCTCTGGCAGAGGAGCTTGAGAGCACACGAGCAGAGAGGAACACGCTGGTGTTTGAGAAGGAGGCAAACAGTCGGAGCTCCACAGAGGAGATGGATAAGCTGCAGTGCAGAGTGAAGTGTCTCAGCGAGGAGACAGatcagctgcaggagacacTGGAGGGAGTGAGACAAGAGAAGAACCAGCTcaggcaggagctggaggaccgAATGAAGACG CTCACAGAGCTGAACACATCTCTACAGACGCTTAGTGGAGAAAAGGACCAACTGGAACGAGAGCTTCAGCACAGCGTGAATATG ACTTCCACAGcacaggagctgctgagctccGTTGAAGAGGAACTGTGTCGACAGAAGCAGATCAACTCAGATCTGCTAAAACAAAGCCAAGAGACGGAGTGCACTCTGGGTCAGCAG ATACAGACTCTATGTCAGAAACTGGAGAGCACTGCAGTGCAAAGAGACAGTCTCCCCTCTGCTCAGAGCTCCACAGAGGACATGGAGAGGATGCAGTGCATGGTGGCTTCTCTTAGCGAGGAGAAGGATCAGCTGCACAGTACCATGGAGAAACTGAGACAAGAGAAGGGTCAGATTAAAGCAGAGCTGGAGAACAGGATGGAAACTCTGCAgagtcag ATAAGGACTTTGAATGTGAAGCTGGAAAGTGTTGAAGCTGAGAGAGATGGTCTGCTCTCTGAAAGGCGAGCCAGCACTCAGACCATCACAGAGGAGATGGAGTCTCTCAGCGAGGAGAGGGACCAGCTTCAGAGCACTCTGGAGGGACTCACTCAGGAAAGGGACCAGCTTCAGAACACCCTGGAGGGACTCACTCAGGAAAGGGACCAGCTTCAGAACACCCTGGAGGGACTCACTCAGGAGCGGGACCAGCTTCAGAGCACCCTGGAGGGACTCACTCAGGAGCGGGACCAGCTTCAGAGCACCCTGGAGGGACTCACTCAGGAGCGGGACCAGCTTCAGACCACCCTGGAGGGACTCACTCAGGAGCGGGACCAGCTTCAGAGAACCCTGGAGGGACTCACTCAGGAGCGGGACCAGCTTCAGACCACCCTGGAGGGACTCAGTCAGGAGCGGGACCAGCTTCAGACCACCCTGGAGGGACTCAGTCAGGAAAGGGACCAGCTTCAGACCACCCTGGAGGGACTCAGTCAGGAAAGGGACCAGCTTCAGAACACCCTGGAGGGACTCAGTCAGGAAAGGGACCAGCTTCAGAACACCCTGGAGGGACTCAGTCAAGATAGGGACCAGCTCCAGACGTCCCTGGAGAGACTCACTCAGGAGAGGGACCAGCTCAGAGCAGAG GTATCAGCCATCCAGCAGAAGCTGCATGAACAGGAACAGTTGCTCGCTCAGCAAAAAACTGAGAAAGCAGACACCGATTTGAGGCAGGAA ATGGGCAGCGAAGCAATCATGTCATCCCTTGGAGAGCAGCTCAGGAGTACTCTGTCATCAAGGCTGCAGgagtccacagagcagctggag GAGTCCTTTGGAAAATTCAGAGACTTTATTGACATTTGCTCCAAGCACAACAACGCATCTCTGAACAAAGCCCTGCAAGTGCAGGGTCTCCCGCGGCCGGCCCAGGTGATTGGTTATGCAAAGCCCACCCAGAGGACCTACTGCGCCATCCAGCAGGCTCTGCAGAGCAGGCAGATGCAGCTGAGAGACATTATA GAGTTTCTTCATCTACGAGCCAGAATCTATAGGAACGAGTTTGAGTACCTGGTGAAGACCGATGTGGCTATTTTTGAGGAGAAGCGGCTGCAGGCCCTGCTGCTGTGCAGGGTTCAGGAACCCAGCTATTCTGTCAAAGACGAGGACACCTACAAGGTGTTTGACCAGAGACTAACTGAGCTGCTGGACAAAAGGCCTTTCTATCTGCAG AAAATGGCCAGCATTTTGGAGAAGTTCTCCGTCAACATGACCACATTTTCCAGCGAGCTATCTGCCGAGGTCCAGGACAGAAATCGTTTCAGTGAACAGCTACTGGGTGTGGACAGCCCCAGCAAAATGGAGGAGCTCCTGAGCCGTGAGCTGGACCACAAGTCTGCAGTGGCTCACAGCAGGCAGATGACTCTGCAG GCCATAATGGATGAGCATAACCAGATGATTAAAGAGCTGAGGGCGCTCGATGCTCAGGCTGATTTACAACTCATGGAGGAGAGAAGCAAGAATGTCACTTTACTGAAGGCACTGGAGGGAGCCCCTCTGAAGAAAGAGGTCTCCCTCCTTAAGGACAACCAGCAACttgtacttcagcttcagcaaactgaagaaaaagtcaaa gtTCTGTATGCCCAGAACAAGAGCCTGGAGAAGGCGCAGGTCGAAGCCAGCACCAGGGTGTCCAACCACAAACAAGCCACACAGCTTCTCCAGACAGAGCTGCAAGACAGTCGTGCACAAGTTGAAGAGAAGGAAAATATGATCCAAACTCTCAAAAGCAAACTGCGAGAGTCAGAG AAAAATGCATCTCCCAGCAGTGTTGAGTTGAAGAAACTTTCAGATAAAATATTCAAACTGGAGGTGGAGTTGAGTTCAGCATCTGATCTGCATCAACAAGA GATccagaggatgaagatgatgctgAATCAAAAGGAAGACTCTCTAAGGGATCTGAAGGAGGCCTTGAGGAGAGAGCAACAGGAAGGAGAGGGCTCTT